DNA from Triticum aestivum cultivar Chinese Spring chromosome 7D, IWGSC CS RefSeq v2.1, whole genome shotgun sequence:
TTCatgcagcagtacagctctgaagatggattggtggcaggtggcaggtggctgcggcggcctcatacccggcaggcgtcctggttagGAGCATGCcgtgggtgcccatacccgacaggcgtcctggttgggacctcatgtcttagatgttaggtttggctgcgaggtctgtttggtactaggcccaggctatcagcatcccttcatcaattggataggagtagcgacacttttgttgcctagacggtggcttcagtcttactgttgtatgactttgtaaggtcttgtgtgaataattaataaagtggatgcatgcatcatccagatgcagaggccaggggtcctCCTCCATTAAAAAAAAACACATGAATGTTAGAACTTAATATGGCAGCAAAGTTCCAACCGTATTTACACTGCAGATGTCATGTATATACACatgaaaatagtttttcaaataCCTGATAGGAAGCAATTGGGCACAAAAGGTATTTATTCATGTGAGTTCTCTGCCCAGCAATCGGTCTCGTATGATGAAATATCTCTAGTATATGTGGTAGTATTTTGTCGGCACCACCATGAGCAGTATATGTTAATATCATAGGGCCATAATCATGAACGACAGTTTGAATTCATATAGTGAACAACATATGAAGGTCTAACACACAACTTGAACTTTCAGCCTGGTCAGCACATATTTATGAAACAACGCACCAATCTATTTGAAACATTATCATTCCCTCGGTAAAATACGGCTAGGCGTTCATTTTGTACAAAAACATCATTCTTCCCGTTGTAAACTGACATCATTCTTCTAGGCAAACCCTCAACATTAATTATGCAAGTCGACACACTGCAAATAACCACGAAAGGTGTATCAAGAAAATATTACCTGGAGAAAACATATGTACACAATCAGGGCCGTCTCTAGGAATTTAGGGCCCCGGTGCGAAATGCAAAACAAGATCCTAAATTCGGATAACTAATAAACTATTTGAATTCGAGGGGGGCTGCCAGGCGTGCGGGGCGCATAGTGCTCCCTACTCCAGTGTTTGACTAATGCCAACGGCGGTTAGTTATATAGTGCATTAGTTAGGGGTTGGACTTGTCAAACGTGGTCAGCAGATCACACATCATGTGAGATCGAGTTTCGACTGTCAATTTCTATAGAATACAAAAAAGAACAATTTCACCATTCAAGCATTCTCACAAACACCTCGCAAACAAATTCCCTCTATAGTATAAACTCACAATATACACTCCGTTGCAAGTAATCAGCATAAATCACAAACACAAAAAATGCATAATTATAGAAAGAGAACATCAAGAAAGAAATAACATTACGCAACAAGGGATAGGAGGGAGAGGGTCGATATGAGAGAGGTTAACTGGCTTGGGGAACAAGAAGTCGGCGACAAAGCTACCACTCCAGGGGATTCCGCAAGATGGGAATTTGGGAAAAGTTGGGTCAGAGTGGAGGAGACCGAGTCGCTGGCTGGAAGGGGAGGCTGTTGCAGAGAAGACAGGGGAGTGGCTGGGATGGGGCGCAGAAGCCTGGCAAGGGGTGCGGCAGGCCGGGTCGAGCCCTTGATCTTTGTCGTCCCGATGGAGCGTGAACGGAGGAAGATAAAATGTTTTATTTCCTTTTACGCGGAGACAGAGAAGAATTTACGCGCGTGTGCTGCGTTGGAGATTAAAAAAATAAACCGGCGGGCTCTAGCTTCTTGGGTTTTCTCACCATAGAGCTGATTTACTTAGTTTTGTATCCCCGATCTGGGGCCCCATGATTTTGGGGGCCTTGTGCAATCGCACCTGTAGCACATGCCCCTCGATGGGCCTGTACACAATAAAGAATGTGGTGTAGTAAAAAAATTTAGAACTCTCTGCGTCAGGGATTTTTACCAGGCGCATTAATTACTATAACTCGTGTATCAATGTTTTTTTCTCTAAATTTCTACATGTTGGCTACGTACAAAACACTTATCCCCCACACCAGAAACTCACCAACACACCCACACTTCAAATATCGTTGAAATAATTTTCAAGCAAATCTCATCGAGAGAGTATTGGTACAATCCAAGGAATATTGTGGTTAAGTAAAACAATAAACATTTTTGGATACTTAACAACTTATTCCCCGATGGGGATTTTGATGAGAAATATATTTACAAGTCATCTAttgatgttttatttctctaactTGAAAATTGTAAAATATATGAACTTCTGAGAACAAAAAAATTGTAGTGCATTCTTCACTTGCACTCACCTTGGAGATGCATTTTTTCTGCCTANNNNNNNNNNNNNNNNNNNNNNNNNNNNNNNNNNNNNNNNNNNNNNNNNNNNNNNNNNNNNNNNNNNNNNNNNNNNNNNNNNNNNNNNNNNNNNNNNNNNNNNNNNNNNNNNNNNNNNNNNNNNNNNNNNNNNNNNNNNNNNNNNNNNNNNNNNNNNNNNNNNNNNNNNNNNNNNNNNNNNNNNNNNNNNNNNNNNNNNNNNNNNNNNNNNNNNNNNNNNNNNNNNNNNNNNNNNNNNNNNNNNNNNNNNNNNNNNNNNNNNNNNNNNNNNNNNNNNNNNNNNNNNNNNNNNNNNNNNNNNNNNNNNNNNNNNNNNNNNNNCTTGTTTTTACCCCTTAGTGGGAGTACcatagatagtaacatcacacatatctagataaaatagatgatgtggcaagcaataaatgaaaaaaagaggcatgtgttaacatagctagttactactggtatgagtaacatcacgcatatcaaggcaagatgagtctataacccaataaatgaagtattgcatgttaccacacatatgttactccccactatagaggtagtaacatgggcatgttactactctacTAGTAGCTGGGGCGCCACCTGGTGGCACCTCTTAGGCGGGATTGTGCGCACTAATCAAGTTGTTGTATTTGTTAAGTGTCGGTATAACAATATGCTTAGTTTACCGAGAAGGCAGGCAGCGCAGATGAGGCGGTATTATTTGGAGCTAACGTAACCTTTTCTATTACACGTATCACTATGACACTACGACAATTATCCTCAAAAGGGTTACCAGCCAAAAAAACTATGTACTTGACACTTAGAAGAGCTAGTGCATTTTGGCTAGTGTAATTTCACAGAAATAATAAGCTAACAATATATATTTGGTCGATGGAGATGTCCAGGTCATGACCAATATGTTACTGTGCGCACTAATCAAGTTGTCGTAGTTGTTAAAGTGTTGACAGTACAAATAAGAGACATTTTTCATGCTTTGCTCAAATCTTCTCTTCAGGTCCATCTCTCTTTAAGATTTCTTGTGAGCTTTATCAACATACCAATTTCACAAATAATAGCACTCTTTTAAATCACATTCGTACACCTCTTATCAAAAGACCAAACAAATTATTCATTGCCAAACCAGAAAGTACCATTCATGTACATCAGGAAAAGAACATTTATAACTAAAATAGCACCCCCACATTAAGATCAGTCAACTGCTATGAATCTAAAAACTCAGGGGGTACATACAATTGATCCAAGCAAAGCACTCACCGTACATGAATTACACACCTCTGGCAGCTTCCTACTTCAATCCTAGTACAGACTACAGCCCCATCAGTGAACCATGGGAGGAAGAGAAAAGCAAGCAACAGTCGATCATCTTCAAGACAGGAAGAAACCGGATCATAAACTGGAAGAAAAATTGGGACAGCAGAACCCTCACCTCATAATGGACCTTGTGTTTCTTGTCTCTCATGCAGGTTCTGCAGAATAAGATTGTACAACAAATGAGCAGAATCTATAAGCATTGTCTCTTCAGATTATTTGTAATGGCAGCATAACACTTGGTTCAAGCAAACGATTGGTGCTGCTGCTAGTCCTATTTTTTCAGGAGCAGAGCAAATTGTACAGCAAATAAATCACCCATATATACAAGTATGGAACGAATTATACTAAGCTATGATATAACTCCCAAACATAGTGACATTTCAGGAGCAGAGCAAATTGTCCAACAAATAAATCATCCAATACAAGTATGTAATGAATTAGACTAAGTTACTCTATCATACACCTCATATTTGAACCAGGCATGTGTGTGCAATATACAAATTATTTCTGTCATAAACTTGAAACACGACAAGTTGCCCTTACTCATGACTGGTCAAAACATCAAATAAATGGGTGTAAATTAAGCTACCTCAAGCTCCACACCATGATCTGAAAAACAGTGCATATAACATGACATGTAGTAAGCAACTCAATCATTTTCATGGTTGCTGGTTAAAATGGTACACACATTAATTGCCACCATTTCATTCAGACAATCAACAGAAAACCAAATCACTGACACAAAACAGACAGGTACAACATGTGTTCCTAGCATACAGGCATTACACGACGGCTAGGCCACAATTACAGTGCAGATTGTGCAATCAAAATGCAAGACAGTATGCGGCGTACACGTACCGATGGCTCGAGATGGTGCCCGTTGGCCTGCCGCCGGAGATCTTGACCTACAAACAGCCATTCACACTGACTGGAGGAACACAAAAGCAGCAGATTTGCAGCCCAATGGGAATCAAGGTATTGGTATGGTACCTTTCATTCATAAGAACTTGCCTTTCTGATATATGACCACCACGTTGATGTTGCATCTCAGGTTCTCCTGCAGCAAAGAAGGATCTTCACAATGCACCACATAAAAATTCAGAAAGAGTagaacatcagaaatagaaattttACTAAATGGAAGTTAGAGAGATAAACGACAGTTCATGTGGAAACTTCTTGATTCTCTCCAAATCCCCACTACCGTAATCAACGAATCATCACTAAATCCATCAAAACTAATAGAGGCATTATTCAATAGCACAAAAGCATGTTTCTGCTATGCTACAAGATTCAGAAAGGTAAAAGATAAATAATATTCGGTACCGTCGTAGTCGTATACCAACAAGAAATGCATCACACAGCCACACAAGATTTACCTGTTCCTTTCCCTTGCTTTGCCTTGTAGTGGAAACAAACCAAACATATGTTGTCAAAGAAACTGTCAACATCGCCACAATGTCTGATGGCCATGTCAGGATCACATCCTAGAttatttttttcctattttctttCACTGTTTTATGTGGTAGCTCTATTGGTTCCTTAGTTTGTTCTCTTCAAAGTATGCCAGATGATCATCGTGAAAAAGGTAAAGCCATCCAGGTTCCCACCGTTATATTCAGTACAGCGTAGACTGTTTTTTACTGCTAATTAAGTGGTTAAACCTTTATATTTCAGTACAGTGTAGACTGTTTTTTTACTGCTAATTAAGTGGTTAACTATCATTACTTTGTTCTATATTAAGTTCCATGTGCATTTTACACAACATTTATCTTCCGAGAGATCTCTTCAGTTCGAGCAAGCATAAAACAAGGTTGCGCGTATCACTTCTCATTAGATGCGAAGCTACTTCCTGTTGGGGGGTCACGCTGATAAGGTAAAGATGTGTGTTCATCCTAATTATGCCAACTTGTAAGCTCTGTGAGTGTAGAGGTAGCTCAGgatttttatagttttattttattgagATTCAGGAACTAAACATAAGAAGTAGGAAAACTCTCACATTGCCATGTCGCATAGAAATGTCCGTCTAGCCTGAAAGCCCTAGCAATTGTGAGAACATAACGAACCTAAATCTCTTCACTCGCTTAGCCCCAATTTAAAATCATAGTGGGAACTTGAAGAAACACAATAGCATGCCTTCGACAGGATTACTACGCACTGCAAATCCGAAACGCTACATCTAAATAATTCTAACCAATAGAGTTACTCCAATTAGCAACTAACGATCTGGAATGACAGCCGAATCAAACAGGGGGGGATGGATAGAGCCACCGGGAAGAGAAGAGGGGCAAGAGCACCTTGATCGCGGATGCCGTGCTTGTCGTCCGTGCGTGGAGCAGCCCGTGGTCATCAGCCGCGCGACTGCAATCGCGGTGCAGGGCGAGCTAGAGGCCGTGCTTGGTCGCAGCCAGCTCGAGGCCTTAACAGCGACCTGCGTGACCGTATCAGGAAGTAAAGCAAATCGGACCTTCATGAGTAACAACAACGCAACATCCAAATCGAATCGAATCGAAGCAAGGGCAGAAAAGAGAGACGCGAGAGGCGTCAGAGGGAATGGCATCCTGATGTAGCTCGGCATCTCCCGCTCTTTCATGGTGCGGTCCTCGATGTCTTATGAAGGCGGAAGTATTAATTAATTCTCATTCAAACGTAGCTAATAACATCACAGTATATAGTATTCAAAGCACAGGAGCATCTGTTGGGACATTACCTCAAACACCTGTTGCGCATCTAGAACTGGGGCTCGATTCCCGGCCTTGAGATCGCCGTCCTCCACAAGGCGGTAGACATGCACCCGGCACTGTTGACCTCGCCCTTATGCGGCGCTGAGTGACCGATGGACACTGACGGGGCGGTGCGGCCCTCGGCGGCAGGAGCTAGAGCACGGGTCGACGAGCATGAGGTGGTTGGGGGAGTCATCGGAGGTGTGGGTGCCGAGGACGAGGCTGTGGGAGCGGGTGGAGGCTGGCGACTCTGAGAGGAGCCACTGGAAGGTGAGCGAGGGCAACTCGAGCGGCTGGGACATGACGAGGTCGTAGAGCACGGGCGCGCACTTCTTCCAGTCCAGGTACTCCATCTCCATcgtggcggcgggggcgacggctcCTCTGCGAGccatggaagagcaactcttcctCCTCTCTGAGGCGAGACGAGGCGGGCAGAGCAGGAttggggcggcggcagcggcggcggcggcaaccctAGCCGGCACTCGGGGTGGGAAGAACGAGCCCCTCTCGTTCGGCCTCCACCGCTTTTCTCTCGTCTTTTAATTTTCCTTGCACCCAGCCGCTTCTTTCCTTTTCACCTCCACACAGTAATAAAGGACACATGGATTACCTCCTCGCTCGCCCCATCTGCACACGTTAATGTTTTTAATATTACTATTCATTGTGGCCAGTCTTAGTGTTCCGTACTGCCCCCCTCATAGATTAGTTTTCCACTCCGTAAATATGCAATTATGGGCTTGGCCCTTCTTTTCATTTAAAGGTCAGTGGGAGCCTCTCTCAGTGTCTCCAAGTTAAAAAGAGAAGTTGTATTTTTTCTATCCCTGTTGCACCACCTCGTATACGTTTACCTTATGTACGCATATGATCCTGCTAAGAATTTTAATTCCCTAAATTAATTTCCCATAACTGCAGCAAAGTGAGCAACATGGTTTAATCTTCCAAAAGAATTAAATACTAAGCTCAGTTTGCAAAATGCACGTGTATGCAAAGTTACTTCCACTGTATTCACTTAAGAAGTGCTACATTTCCTCGGAAAGAAAAGCAGTTCTATATTGACTATTCTACCCTATTTGAAAAAGATAATGAATTCATAAATCAAGTGTACGACTCAGTGAGATTCAAGCTCACATTCGTAGACGGACAGGACAAGATTAACATGGGCTACCGACGAATACATGGACACAACAAAATGTATGGATAATCTTTGGCATAAGcggtagcaacatcaatctgatgAATTCACCGAATACAAATGATTCACATCTGCAATAGTCATAGTGCATCGATTTAAATCTGCATCAGAAATTACCGTGCCTCACATGCTTCTTTGTTTCCCCCAATCCATCTTCTCCTCCCCGACCCATTGTTGTTGTGAACTCTGCCATGTGAAAGAAGGAGCGGTCAATCCTGTAGCGAATTAAACTATTGAATTACATAGGTAGCACCCTGGACGTGGAAGGTGGTGATTAACAGCCGGCAACGGAGCTTGCGACGACCTAACCCTAGCTTTATGGACCAATAAACACACGTAGCCTCaccataagagcatctacagccggaggGCCCAAAACCGGCCTCAAGTGCCCGGGCAGCCCGCTCGGTCACTGATCGGTCACGAAATTTCGATCTAGATGGGCGTCTCAAACGGGTCTCAAATGACCGGCTGCAAGACCCTCCACATATCCAGCCTAAATATGATGCAGATATGGGGAGCTCGGATGCGTCCGGCACATCGGGCTGACGGCGGGGTCTCACGCGGAATCGTCCGGAAACACGGCGGTTCGAAGCTCGTCTCCTCCATCGAACCGATCGGCGGGCCGCGTAGTGCCTAGCCCAGCTATTTAAGTAGACCGTCGGCACTGAAATCCTACCCTCCACATTTTCCTCCGCCTGCCCGCCACTGCCGCCACTTTCCACTCCCCGTCCGCCACCAGTAGTAGTCATGCCACCACGCCGTCGGGTGAGGAGCTGCCCATTTCTAACACCGGACTGTCGGCtggagctccttgagcagatccgaTCAAGGCGTGAAGCCTAGATCGCCTCGGGGCTACCCCCAGATGCAGTGGatccgaaggaggaggaggttgagaaggaggaggatgtgggggacgctgGCGGCGCGGATCTGCGGGCGGAGAAACACACCATGCTCAATTCCCTCCGCTCGGAGTTGGCTGCGGAGGCCAGACGCCGTCGCCGGCAGGAGATGGAGGCGTAGCA
Protein-coding regions in this window:
- the LOC123169366 gene encoding uncharacterized protein, yielding MKEREMPSYIRMPFPLTPLASLFSALASIRFDLDVALLLLMKVRFALLPDTVTQVAVKASSWLRPSTASSSPCTAIAVARLMTTGCSTHGRQARHPRSRSFFAAGEPEMQHQRGGHISERQVLMNERSRSPAAGQRAPSRAIEPA